The following are encoded in a window of Synergistota bacterium genomic DNA:
- a CDS encoding sodium/proline symporter, with protein MTLLLTISIYIAVMVILGIISYRKEGEKGYFLAGGKLGPWLVSLSFFATYFSTSALLGGGGAGYLFGFGWSAYLTFFHVLFAVLAWVLVAPKLKEYVEKKGILTIPEFFLKRYDSKVLQV; from the coding sequence ATGACTTTGCTCTTGACGATTTCTATTTATATAGCTGTTATGGTGATCTTGGGCATTATTAGTTATAGAAAGGAGGGAGAGAAGGGGTATTTCCTTGCAGGAGGAAAGCTTGGTCCCTGGCTTGTTTCACTATCGTTTTTCGCAACCTATTTCAGCACAAGCGCTCTTCTCGGGGGAGGAGGAGCGGGATATCTGTTTGGCTTTGGATGGAGTGCTTACTTAACGTTCTTTCACGTGCTTTTTGCCGTTCTTGCGTGGGTTCTCGTTGCTCCTAAGTTAAAAGAGTATGTTGAGAAAAAGGGGATTCTTACTATACCGGAGTTTTTCCTGAAGCGATACGATAGCAAAGTTCTTCAGGT